The following DNA comes from Kaistia sp. 32K.
TCTGGAAAGCGAGGCGCTTGCCGGGTTCTACACCTTGTCGGCGCAATCCGTTGATCTCGGCGATATCCCCGCCGAGATGGCGAAGAAGCTGCCGCGCTATCCACGAATGCCCTGTGTGCTGATCGGCTGGCTCGCCGTCGATCATCGCTTTGCCCGACGCGGCATCGGTTCGCTCTTGCTGGCGGACGCGCTGGATCGTGTCGCTCGCTCCGAAATCGGCGCCCATGCCGTGCTGGTCGATCCGATCGACGCGGCGGCGACCGAATTCTACCGCCGCCACGCCTTCGTGAGCCTCGGCCCGGACAGCACCAGGCTCGTCCTGCCGCTCGCCACCTGGCGGGCTCTGGCCTCGCCCTAATCCAGCGTCCGCCGATAGCGGAAGAGCGCCAGCGCGCCGACGGCGAGCCAGAAGGTGGCGAGGGGCCAGATTTCGCCGACGAGGTCGGACGGGCCGCTGCCCTTCAGCATGATGCCGCGCACCGAGCGGATGTAATGCGTGATCGGCAGCGCGCTGCCGATGACCTGCGCCCAGTCCGGCATGCCGCGGAACGGGAACATGAAGCCCGACAGCAGGATCGACGGCAGGAACCAGAAGAAGGTCATCTGCATCGCCTGCATCTGGTTGCGGGCGATCGTCGAGAACGTGTAGCCGAGCGTCACGTTGCAGCCGATGAACAGGAAGGTGACGCCGAGCAGCACGGCGAACGACCCCATCATCGGCACATGGAACAGGATCTGCGCGCAGACGAGGATGACGGCGACCTGGACCAGGCCGAAGCCGATATAGGGCACGATCTTGCCGATCATGATCTCGAACGGCGTCGCCGGCATCGCCATCAGGTTTTCCATCGTGCCGCGCTCGATCTCGCGCGTCAGCGCCAAGGCCGTCATCAGGATGGTCGTCATGGTGAGGATGGTGCCGAGCAGGCCCGGCACGATGTTGTAGGCGGTGATGCCCTCCGGGTTGTAGCGGCGCTGGATGACGAGATCGACGGCGGCCGGGGCGCTGGTCTGGGTCGCGAGCGGACCGGTCAGCTCGCGGGCGAGCGCGCTGGAGAGGATCTGGGGCAGGGCGCCGAGCGCGTTGGAGGTGGCGGCCGGGTCGGTCGCGTCGGCCTCGACGAGGAGTTGCGGCCGCGTGCCGCGAACGAAATCGCGCTCGAAGCCGGGCGGCAGCGTGATGACATAGCTGGCCGAGCCGTCGATCAGCGCCTCGTTCGCCTGCGCCTCGCTGGCGAGGCCGGGCGCGACGCTGAAATAGCCTGATGCCTCCATCGCCGCGACGATGGCGCGCGAGGCGGGGCCGCTGTCGCCGGCGACGACAAGCGTCGGCAGGCGCTTCGGATCGAGGTTGATGGCGTAGCCGAACAGAACCAGCTGGATGATCGGAATGCCGATGATCATCGCGAAGGTCAGCCGGTCGCGCCGCATCTGGATGAATTCCTTCACCATCAGCGCGAGGATCCGGGAGAGGCCGGCGCTCATGACGATGCCTGCTCGCCGTTTGCAGGCTGGTCGCCCGCCTGCGCCGTCTGCATCAACCGGATGAACACGTCCTCGAGACTGGTCTCGCCGGGCATCGCGACGGCGTCGGAGCCGGTCTCGGCGAGCGCCGCGTCGACGGCCGCCTTCAGCGCGGCGGGATCGGGGCCGACGACATGCAGATCGTTGCCGAACGGCGCCACCTGCTCGACCCCCGGTTTCTCCCGCACGATCCTGGCGATCGCTCCGACGTCGCGGCCGCTGACGATGATGGTGGAGAGGCCCGAGCTTTCGATCACCTCCTCGACCGTGCCGCGCGCGACGATCCTGCCATAGGCGATGTAGATGATGCGGTGGCAGCGCTCGGCCTCGTCCATGTAGTGGGTCGAGACCAGCACGGTCAGCCCGTCGTCGGCCAGCGTGTGGATCTCGTCCCAGAACTCGCGCCGCGCCTGCGGGTCGACGCCGGCGGTCGGCTCGTCGAGCAGCAAGAGCTTGGGCTGGTGCATGACCGAGGCGGCGAGCGCGAGGCGCTGCTTCCAGCCGCCGGAAAGCGCGCCGGCGAGCTGGTCGCGGCGTTTGTAGAGCCCGAGCCGCTCCAGCGTCCGCTTCACCACCGCCGCCCGGTCCGGCAGGGCGTAGATCCGCGCCACGAAATCGAGGTTCTCGCGGATCGTCAGGTCCTCGTAATAGGAGAAGCGCTGCGTCATGTAGCCGACCTGGCGCTTGATCCGCTCGGCATCCCTGAGGATGTCGAGGCCGAGGCAGGTGCCGCTGCCGCCGTCCGGCCTGAGCAGGCCGCAGATCATCCGGATCGTCGTC
Coding sequences within:
- a CDS encoding GNAT family N-acetyltransferase, with the translated sequence MTTLYRIEPLASTQDRSAFRCGNDRIDRFFLNVVSQDIRRNYVRCFVCIDLESEALAGFYTLSAQSVDLGDIPAEMAKKLPRYPRMPCVLIGWLAVDHRFARRGIGSLLLADALDRVARSEIGAHAVLVDPIDAAATEFYRRHAFVSLGPDSTRLVLPLATWRALASP
- a CDS encoding ABC transporter permease produces the protein MSAGLSRILALMVKEFIQMRRDRLTFAMIIGIPIIQLVLFGYAINLDPKRLPTLVVAGDSGPASRAIVAAMEASGYFSVAPGLASEAQANEALIDGSASYVITLPPGFERDFVRGTRPQLLVEADATDPAATSNALGALPQILSSALARELTGPLATQTSAPAAVDLVIQRRYNPEGITAYNIVPGLLGTILTMTTILMTALALTREIERGTMENLMAMPATPFEIMIGKIVPYIGFGLVQVAVILVCAQILFHVPMMGSFAVLLGVTFLFIGCNVTLGYTFSTIARNQMQAMQMTFFWFLPSILLSGFMFPFRGMPDWAQVIGSALPITHYIRSVRGIMLKGSGPSDLVGEIWPLATFWLAVGALALFRYRRTLD
- a CDS encoding ABC transporter ATP-binding protein — its product is MAPDRPEDVVIDIHGLTKRFGDKTVVDDVSLDVRRGEIVGFLGPNGSGKTTTIRMICGLLRPDGGSGTCLGLDILRDAERIKRQVGYMTQRFSYYEDLTIRENLDFVARIYALPDRAAVVKRTLERLGLYKRRDQLAGALSGGWKQRLALAASVMHQPKLLLLDEPTAGVDPQARREFWDEIHTLADDGLTVLVSTHYMDEAERCHRIIYIAYGRIVARGTVEEVIESSGLSTIIVSGRDVGAIARIVREKPGVEQVAPFGNDLHVVGPDPAALKAAVDAALAETGSDAVAMPGETSLEDVFIRLMQTAQAGDQPANGEQASS